GAAGAGACGAATTGGTTATTGATGCCAATGGACAAGGTCGAACATTTGATATTCAAGCATCTAAATACGATGAAAATCGACATTTCTTTTTAGCCCATTTCTTCCGAGATAATTACGAACGCTGGCTTAGAGGTTTGCCTCAGGTACTTTCCGGTGTAAATGTCACCAGAATAGAGGTTTATATCATGAACCGAGCCTCAAACACGGAGACATTAAGAAACTTTGCTGCATTCATGGACTTGGGTGAAGGACAGACATTATTAAACCCTAACAACCCAAATATTGGCATGGGGACTCCTGGAGCACCTGCTGCGAACGGCTCAAATAATCTTTTTAGGAACATCTCCCAGAATCCATCATTTAGACCCTTTGACACGGGCTCTAGGGCAATGGAATCAAGCCTTGGGATTAGGAAAGGAGTAGATTTCGAACAAATAAATGGTGCTAGAAAATTAGCCCCTACTGAATTTTATTTTAATGCTCAATTAGGCTACCTCTCTCTTTTTAGAAAGCTGCAGAATGATGAGGTTCTTGCTGTATCCTTTGAATACACTTACAATGGGCAAGTGTATAAAGTGGGTGAATTGACAGAAGATTATCAAAACCGTCAAGAGGATGAACTGATATTCTTAAAGCTATTACGCCCTGCCAGAATTAACCCAAGAGTTCCGACATGGGATTTGATGATGAAAAACGTTTACAACCTAAACGCAAATCAACTTCTAAGAGAAGGGTTCCAACTCCAAGTTATATATAGAGATGACAGAACCGGCTTAGATAACCCTTCCTTACTTGAAGGAAAAAATGTCAAGGACAAACCCTTAATCAGGCTAACGGGACTGGATAATCTAAATCCGCAAAATGACCCTGCCCCTGATGGTAATTTTGACTTTGTAGAAGGACTAACCATGCTATCAGATCGGGGTTTATTAATATTCCCAGTTTTGGAGCCATTCGGCTCAAACCTTGAAAAATACTTTGAACCCGAAGAGATCGTCCTAAAGGACAAATATGTATTTGACACTCTTTATAGAACCACACAAGCTGATGCTCAGCTAGTCACCAGGCTGGATAAATACTTTATTAAAGGTAGACTTACTGCAGGCTCGGCCTCAGAAATTCAACTGCCTGGTTTAAATATTTCACCTGGATCCGTCATCGTTTCTGCAGGTAATATTCCATTGACAGAAGGGGTAGATTATACAATTGATTACAATGTAGGTCGAGTGGTCATCATCAATGATGCAATTCTTCAATCAGGAAAGAAAATTGCCATCAGTTTTGAAAAAGCAGATCTCGTTTCCTTCCAAACCAGAAGTTTACTGGGTACTCGACTAGAATATCTCTTCAATGATAAATTTAACTTAGGAGGTACATTCTTATACCTCAATGAAAGGCCGAATGTCACGAGGATTGCAACAGGAAACGAAACTCTAAGAAATAGCCTTTGGGGTTTAGATGCCAACTTTAATGATGAGTCCAGGTGGTTAACCAAGCTTGCAGACGCTTTACCATTTACCGACACAAAAGAGCAATCACTGGTTCAATTCAGTGGAGAATTTGCTCATTTAATCCCTGGCACGTCTAATAAAGTAGATGGAGATCAAGCATCTTACATTGATGATTTTGAGGCCGCAGTTACCCCATTTAATTTAGGAGGAGCAGCGAATCAAAACTGGAAGCTTTCTTCTACCCCAGAAACTCCTGACGATCGTTTTGACCTAAGCAATCAAACCGAGGATATGCTTGGGGCTACCTACCGAAGAGCACGATTGGCATGGTACAATATTGACAACATCTTTTACAGAGAAAGTGGCCCTGGAGTCCCCACAAATATAACTAGAGAGGATCGTAGGAATCACTATGTGAGAAGGGTTGTACCACAAGAAATCTTCCCTCAGCAAGACAGAACGGTAATTATTACTCCTGAACCTCTTTTCGAAATGGCCTATTTCCCAAGTGAGCGAGGAATGTATAATTACAACACCAATCTTAATTTTGACGGTTTACTTCCTGAACCTAAAAAGAATTTTGGTGGAATTACCAGAGCTATCACTACCGAGGTTGATTTTGATCGTACCAACATTGAATACATAGAGTTCTGGCTGTTAGACCCATTTATTGAAGGAGAAAACGGAAGGGTTCTCGACGGTGTATTCAACCAGAATAATACCACAGGTGGTAAATTATTTTTCAATCTTGGGGATATCTCAGAAGACGTCATGGCAGATGGTCGACATGCATTTGAAAACGGATTACCTGCTGATGGAGATCCTTCTGAAACTTCCTCAAATGAATGGGGAAGAATAACAAGAGAACAATACTTGCTCCCTGCTTTTGATAATTCAGAATCCTCGAGAGAAAATCAAGATGTAGGCTTAGATGGTTTGAAAAATGAGAATGAGGCAGATTTCTTTAGATCAAGATTTTTGGATCGCATAAGCGTCTCTCAAGATGCGAGAAACCAAATCAATCAAGATGTATCGGGGGACCTCTTTCAGTATTATCTCGATGAACAATTTGATCAAAATGATACCAAGATTCTGGAGAGATACAAAAAATTCAATGGAATGGAGGGAAACACTCCAGTTTCCGCTAATCAAAATCTCCCCTACACTCCTTCAGGTTCCAACTCACCTGATAATGAGGACCTAAACACCGATAATACCATCAATGAACTGGAAAACTACTACGAGTACGAGTTAGACCTTAGACCTAGCAAAATGGTGGTTGGCCAAAATTATATTGTTGATAAGGTGACCCACAATGAAGCTGGGGAAAATGTGGATTGGTATTTATTTAGAATTCCAGTGAGACAACCTGATAGAGTTCAAGGAGACATCTCAGGCTTTAAGTCCATACGATGGATGAGAACTTACCTGACGGAATTTGAACAGCCAGTAGTATTGAGAATGGCTAATTTCAGAATGGTAGGTAGTCAATGGAGAGTATTCCAAGAATCTTTATTCGAGAAGGGACTTTTTGAAATCCCAGAGCCTGACAATTCCAACATTACTGTGGATGTGGTGGGAATTGAGCAAAACAGTCAAGGTAGTGCGACACAAAGTCCGTATGTATTACCTCCGGGAATCAATAGAGACCGTGATAATACTTCCACTGTAGAGAGAAGATTAAATGAGCAATCACTTAGGATATGTGTTGAAGATTTAGCTCCTCATGATGCAAGAGCGGTATTTAAAAACCTTAACCAGGATTTAGTCCAATTTGAACGAATTAAAATGTTCCTTCATGCTGATAGCGAGGATGCGTTGGATGGTGAAATTACCGCATTCTTACGTATGGGAACAGATTATACTGACAACTATTATGAAATAGAGGTTCCTTTATTAATTACACCTAAAGGAACCCGGGATCCAAGACAAATCTGGCCTTTAGAAAATGAAATAGATATTGCCATTCAGGATATTGTTGGGGTTAAAGTAGAAAGAGATAATAATCAAGTTCCTCTTAACCTTCCCTTTAGCCAGCAAATTGGGCAATATAAAGTAACTGTTGTAGGTCGGCCCGAATTAAGTCTCACTCAAGGGATGATGATTGGGGTCAGAAACCCAGGAGACACCGGTGGGTCCAGCCGAAGCATTTGTGTTTGGGCAAATGAGTTGAGAGTAACTGGCTTCACCAAATCCAATGGTTGGGCTGCCAACGCATTAATGAATGCAAAAATTGCGGATGTAGCTGTAGTATCTGCTTCTATTCGTCATAGCTCCATAGGGTTTGGGGGTTTGGAAACGAGGCTTTCGCAAAGATCTCGTACTGCAACCACCCAATACGATATTTCTACCAATGTTGATGTACATAAATTATTGCCTTCAGAACTTGGGGTAAGCATCCCCATGTATTTCAGTGTTGCAAACTCCACATCTAAACCCAAGTTTGACCCTCTGAACCCAGATGTGCCATTAGAGTTGGCTTTAGGGAAATTTGAAACAAATGCGGAACGAAATGCCTATAAGAAAATAGCATTGGATCAAATGAACAGTAAGAACATAAGCTTTACCAATGTTCGGAAAATCAAATCTGACCCGGAAGCAAAAAGCCATTTCTATGATCTTAGCAATTTCTCCTTCTCCTATGCGTATGGTATAGTCAAACAGAACAATGCAGATATTCAGGATTATAACTTTAAAACCAATAAAGGGAATATCACCTATAGTTATTCTCCTAAAGCTTTAACCATAGAACCTTTTAAAAATAGTGAATGGCTAAGCTCACCTCATTTAAGATTGATAAAAGACTTTAATCTCAATCTGGCCCCTTCACAGGTTTTGGCAAGAATAGATGTAGACAGAAGGTTCTTAAGGTCTCAGTATAGAAATGATCAGTTGAGTTCAGATGGGGTGGATCCACTTTTCCAGAAAAGCTTCTTCATCAACCGTTTTTATTCTTTAAACTGGGATTTGACAAATAACCTGAGAGCGGATTATTCCGCCAGAGTGATGGCCGTGGTGGATGAACCTGAAGGTGATTTGGACTCTGAAGCCAAGCAAGACTCTGTAAAAAGCAATTTCTGGAGGTTTGGAAGAAAGACTAATTTCAACCAGACATTCAACTTAAACTATACGATTCCTTTTGATAAATCCCCGATAACTGACTGGATCCGAGCAGACTATAAATATGGAGCAACCTATACTTGGCAAACTGGAGCCATTGGGCAAAAAGACACCTTGGGAAATGTAATTCAAAACACAAGGAACCAGAATATTACGGGTAAAATCGATCTGGTAAGACTATACAATAAGAGCAAAAAGCTAGAAGCTTTAAACGCTCCGAAAAGACCCAATATCCCAGGTAGAGATAATGTCGAAGCAGAAGACACCATTGGTACACCTTTCAGCAATAAACTTTTGAAACTATTAATGATGGTGAAAGAAGTTTCATTCACCTATGATAAAGTTGAAGGTTCTTTCCTACCTGGATATTTGCCAAACACTGGATTGTTAGGAATGGATCGAGCCCTTGAAAACCCTGGCCTTGGGTTCTTATTTGGTAGTCAGGACCCAATGATACGTTACCGATTGGCAGCTGCAGGCGCAATGGCACCTAGTTCAGAATTAACGATGCCTTTTAGTCAAAATAAAGCGACAAACCTTAGACTCGGAAGTATTGTAGAACCATTCCAAGATTTTAGAATCACACTTACAGCTACCAAAAGGGAAGTTGGTGATTATCAGGAAATCTTTAGAAACTCAATGGACTCTCCAGGGGATTTCGTTTCTATAAGTCCAAAAAGAGTTGGTGGATATAGTATTACTACCATAATGCTCGGAACATCTTTCTCAAAAGATGATTCGGAAAACAACTCCCCTTTATTTACTGATTTTGAGCAAAACAGAGCCATTATTAAAAGCAGGTTAGATTCAGAAAACAGCGCGGCTGGAGAATATTCTATTAATGGGCAAGATGTACTTATTCCTTCCTTTTTGGCTGCCTATAGAGGACAAGATGCCTCTGAGGTAAAACTCAACCCATTCCCTAAAACCCCACTACCTAATTGGAGGATAGAATATAGAGGACTCTCAAGGCTGAAAGGGTTGAGTGATATTTTTAGTAGCATCAATATTTTACATGAATATAGTTCTACCTATGATGCCAGTAATTTCTCCAATTCATTGCAATACCAGCAAGGCTTGGAGCTTTACAATACCTTACAATCGATCCCAACTTCGGATATTACCAATGACGAGGGACTGTTCATCCCAATTTATGTTCTCAATCAAGTAGTGCTATCCGAGCGTTTTTCTCCTTTGATAGGCTTAGACTTATTGACAAAAGACAGACTAAACGTTGCTATCTCATATAATAAAGAAAGAAATCTGGGTCTTAACTTCTCGAATTCCCAAATCACAGAGCAGAAAAGCAATGATGTTGGGCTAGAAATCGGTTATACCAAGGCCGGAGTCAAGGTTCCTTTTAAAATTCAAGGGAGACAGACTGTTCTTAAAAATGATTTGACGTTTAGGTTAAACACCAAAATTGTAGATACTCGACAAGTACAGCGGAAAATTGAGGAAGGCAGTACAATTACCAATGGAAACTTAAACATACAGATCAGACCTACAATAGGATATTTAGTGAATCAAAATCTGAGTGTGACTCTTTACTTTGACAGGACCATCAATGATCCAAGAGTCACTACCTCCTATAGAAGGTCTTCTACATCATTTGGAGGCCAACTTCGATTTAATTTATCACAATAGATTTTATTTAGCCTGATTCCTTTTAATTTTGGGCTTCCTTACAAAAAATTTCAAATATGAATATTCCACAAGAATTAAAGTACACAAAAGACCACGAGTGGGTAAAAATTGAAGGTGATATTGCGACCATTGGAATTACTGATTTTGCACAATCAGAATTGGGTGATATCGTATATGTGGAAGTAGAAACAGTCGGTGACTCTTTAGATGTAGAGGAAGTCTTCGGTACTGTAGAAGCTGTAAAAACTGTTTCCGACTTATTTATGCCAGTAAGCGGAGAGGTTACCGAACTAAACGAAAAATTGGCCGACGAACCAGAATTGGTTAATTCTGATCCTTATGGAGAGGGATGGATGGTGAAAGTGAAAGTTTCAGGTGACACTTCTTCTTTAATGTCTGCTGAAGAGTACGCTGAATTAGTGGGAGCTTAATACGATTTCAGTTGAGATTGTTTTTGAGTTTAGCTTGGTTACTAACCATTAGTGTAGCCATGTTGACTCCTGGAGACAAATTTCCTGAAGTCGATGCTTTTGATTTTCAGGATAAACTCATCCATTTTATCTGCTTCTTCATCCTAAGCTATTTGTGGTGCGGGGTTGGTATTAGAGAAAATGAAAAGGGGAAAATCAGCAAGAGATTATTAGTTAATTACCTGATTTTTGGAGTGTTAGCAGGGATTGTTTTGGAATCACTGCAACAATTCATCCCCTTTCGTACGTATGATATAGTAGACATGGTTACAAATATGATAGGAGGAGTCGCAGGATTCTTCACATATTTTAAGCTGTCACAGACAAAAAAGCACTTGGAATAATGATCCTAAATTGTTAGAATTGTTATTCTTAAACTAGAAAAAAATTAACCTGTATAAACTAATTCACCATGGAAGCAAAAAAGACTCCGAAGGCTGATCTAACCAAAAAATCAGGAATGTTCCTGAATCTTGGTTTAGCAGTGGCTGTAGGCGCTACACTTGCTGCCTTTGAATGGAAGTCATATGACGACGGTGCATTAAAAGACCTTGGTCAGGTGACAGACAATTTCGAAGAGCTGATTGATATTCCAATCACAGAGCAGCCACCGCCACCACCACCACCAGTAGAGCAGCCAATCATCGAGGAAATCCCAGATGAAGTTGAAATCGAAGAAAAAATCGAAGTAAACTTTGATGTGGATGTGAAAGAGGAAACTGTTATTAAAGAAGTAGTAATCGCTGAAGCTCCTGTAGAGGAAAAAGCTGATGAAATTTTTGACGTAGTAGAGAATCAACCAGTTCCTCCAGGTGGTATGTCAGGTTGGAATCAATATTTAAGTAAAAACCTTAAGTACCCTACTCAAGCAAGAAGAATGGGTATTGAAGGTACTGTAATTGTAGTATTCGTTGTAAACACCGATGGATCTATTCAAGACGTTGACGTTTTGAGAGGTATCGGCGGAGGTTGTGATGAGGAAGCAGTTAGGGTAGTTTCGAATGCTCCAAACTGGGAGCCAGGTAAACAAAGAGGTAGACCTGTTCGAACAAGAATGAGACTTCCAATCAGATTTAAACTGAGCTAATAAAATTGAAGGCCCGAGCAATCGGGTCTTTTTTTTGCTCAAAATTTAACAACTTTTTAATTAGTTAAAAGATGTTGTTCTAGTAGGCTCTTGTAATAGAAGTAGTTAACTTCTTAGGAAATCATTTTTACCTAAACAAACAAAAGCCATGGAATACAAAAAGACCCCTAAATCGGATCTGAGAAAATTGTCCGGAATGATTTTTAATCTGGGCTTAATGCTTAGCGTAGCTGCTGTTTTAGTAGCTTTTGAATGGAAATCTTATGAACGTGTATTCGTGAAAGATTTATCCAGTCAGGAAAACACATGGGATTTATTGGATATCCCTAATACAATTCAAGAACCTCCTGCTCCCCCACCAGTTCTCGAGCTCCCAAAAATTGAAGCGGTGGATGATGATATCGAGGTGGATAAATTAGACGATCTGGTTAATTTCGACATTGAGGATACACCAGCTCCTGCAGAAATTATAATATCTGAACCGCCGGTGGACGATATCCCTGACGAGATTAGAGAATTTGTGGAAGTTCAAGCATCATTTAAAGGAGGTATGGAAAAATGGTACGAATACCTCAAGAAAAATCTTAATTACCCCACACAAGCAAGAAGAATGGGGATTGAAGGAACAGTGATCGTCAGGTTTGTCGTAAATACTGATGGAAGTATTCAAGATATTGAAGCTGTGAGAACTATTGGTGGTGGATGTGATGAAGAAGCAATGGATGTCATCAGAAACTCACCAAAATGGAATCCAGGAAGAATGAGCGATAGACCTGTCAGGTCAAGAATGACTATGCCTATTCGATTCAGATTAAACTAAACCAATTTCATTCATTTGAATACCAAAGACCATGTTAGTGAAAACATGGTCTTTTTTTTTTGCTTCGCTCTATCACAACTCCTAAGAAGAAATTCCATAAATTATAAGATTACAACGAAGCAAAGCTCCACCATGAAAAACATCCTTTTATCTCTATTGCTTTTATGTCTTCTCTCCTGTAGCAAAAAACAAAACTCTTTTGACTTAATAATTTTAAATGGGACAGTTTACGATGGCACCGGGAATAATCCGAGCCAGATGGATTTAGGGATTACCGGAGGAAAAATCCAGCAAATAGGCGATTTAAAGGATGCGAATTCAGAAAAAATCATTGATGCTTCTGGTTTAGCTGTAGCTCCTGGATTCATCGATATGCACACACATTTGGAGCCTATTATGGAATTGCCCTCTGCAGAAAGTTTATTGAGACAGGGAGTGACATTTGCTTTGGGTGGACCAGATGGAGGCGGTCCCTGGCCATTTGGAAGCTACCTAGACAGTCTTGATAAACTAAGCTTAGGAATCAATGTTGGGTACCTCATTGGGCATAATACCATTAGGAGAACTGTCTTGGGAATGGAAGACCGCTCACCTAACGCAGAAGAACTTAGCCAAATGGAAAACATTGTACAAACTGCAATGGATGAAGGAGCCTTTGGTATTTCCACTGGTTTGAAATATTTACCTGGAACATTCTCAGAACTTGATGAGGTTATTTCACTATCAAAAGTGGCAAGTGATAACAATGGAATTTACACCTCCCACCTTCGAGAAGAAGGATTAGGCCTAATTGATGCTGTCAAAGAGGCCATTCAAATTTCAAAAGATGCTTCTATACCTGTAGTCTTAACACATCACAAAGCAATGGGTATTAAAATGTGGGGTGCAAGTTCACAAACACTAGCATTGGTAGATTCTGCCCGAAGTGTAGGTCTAGACATCATGATGGATCAATACCCTTATGCCGCTAGCCATACGGGAATTAGCATTCTAATCCCCAGTTGGGCGATGGAAGGAAATAAGTTTCAAGAACGAGTGAAAGAACCTGCTTTAAAGGACAGTATCAAGGCAGGCATCATATTTAATATCTTAAATGACCGAGGAGGAAGAGATCTCAGGAGAATTCAATTTTCAAGAGTTAGTTGGGATGAAAACCTAGAAGGCAAAACTTTGCATGATTGGCTGGAAATAGAAGGTTTAGAAAATACGATAGAAAATGGGGCTGAGCTTGTAATTCAAGCTCAGTTAAATGGTGGTACCGGAACAATTTACCATGCCATGGATGAGGGAGATGTGGCAAATATCATGAAGCACCCTATGACCATGATCGGATCAGATGGCAGACTTTCTCAACCTGGAAATGGACATCCACACCCCAGAGCCTATGGGACCTTCCCAAGGGTTTTAGGGCACTATGTTCGCGAAGAGAAGGTTATCACCTTACAAACAGCTATTCATAAGATGACAGGGCTATCAGCTCAAAGAATTGGATTGAAACAAAGAGGATTTATAAAAGAAGGATATTTTGCAGATATCACGATTTTCAATCCAGAGACAGTAATTGATAAATCAACTTTTACTGACCCGCATCAATATCCTGAAGGAATAGAATATGTGTTAGTAAATGGGGACATAGAAGTAGAAAATGGAGAGTTAACAGGAAAATTTTCCGGTAAAGTGATCCGGAAAAACAATCAATAAAATAAAGTCAATGTTCCAAAAGTCCTTTAATAGTCAGAAAAGCGAAGTGTAAGTCTAAGCATTTTCAAGAAAGCTAGTCTTACACTCCGCTAATTGTGACAAAACCACCATTGAAGTAGTCTCTAGTTTTATTTATAAAACATTCATGGACTGCTCTTTGATTTTCTCCAGCTCATCCTTCATCAGAATGACATGCTTTTGAATACCAGCATCATTTGCTTTAGAACCAATTGTATTTATTTCCCTGCCAATTTCCTGGCTGATAAAGCCTAATTTTTTACCCTGATTCTTATCTTCTTTCATGATTTTAGAGAAGTATTTCAAATGGGTATCTAAACGGACAATCTCTTCTGTAATATCTAGCTTCTCGAAGTAATAGATCAATTCCTGTTCAAAACGATTCGCATCAAATGAATTTTCATCCAGCCATTCATTAAAATGGTTTTTGATTTTGCCTTTGATTCGCTCTTTTCTGGTCCCCTCCTCTTGTGAAATTTTCTCTAACCCATTGGCTATGGATTCAACATTTCCGACAAGTTTTTCCATTAATGAATTTCCCTCATCTTGTCTAAAAGAATCACAATTCTTCAAGGCTTCCAAAAGAACCTTTTTTACTTGATTCCACTCCTCGGCTTCATTCTTATCGTCAGCCGTTACATTATTGATCACATTTGGAGATTGAAGTGCCAACTTAAATACATCATCACTATTACTGCCAACAGACTCAGCCATGGCAGAATATTTTTGATAAAAAGTGGCAAACAATTCTTCATTTATGGAAACTGGCAATTCCTTGGAACCCTTAGACAAGAATTCAATATTCACACTGACTTTCCCCCTGTCAAGAGCACCTTGGACCACATTTCTAATTTCGTGTTCCTTATCAGAAAATTGCTTTGGACTACGTATGGAAAGATCCAAAAACTTTGAGTTGAGCGACTTGACTTCCACATGGATCATCATCTGCTCATTCTCGAATCCGGCATTTCCAAAGCCGGTCATCGATTTGATCATAATTAATTTTGAAAATTAGAAATTGATACCCAATGTCACATAGTACATCAGGTCTTCATTTTTATAGTTTCTGACAGGCTGGGCCACATCAAATTTCACAAAGTAATTTAAAAGTACTGTTCTCAATCCTGCGCCATAACTTTGAAGCCATGGGTTATTGAAATTGTTCAGCACAATTGTAAAGGGTGATCCTTCGGTATTTATTACTTCTGTATTCCTATCATTTACTTTCTCCCATGGTGCTGACTCATCCCATGCCGATGCAATGTCATAAAATCCTACTAGTTGGAAGTTACGGATAAAGTTCGACGTGATATTTCCTCTTGTTAGATAGGAGAATATAGGAATCCTCAATTCTGTGGTGAAGGAAATAACATTTCTTCCCCGAATCTCATCATACTTATAGCCTCTTAAATCCACAAAATCTGCGAAAAGAATATTGGAATTCTCCTCCCCTGTTGGGTTTCTGATAGGCGTGCTTTCTGGTCTATTGGTAGGAGGTCTATAAAACTTATTAAATAACCAATTATCCATTCCTCCCACCAGGTAAGTCTGAGGGTTTTTACCCATAAATGAACCTACATACAGCTTGGATGCTAGCACGATGTTTTTATGAATACGCTGATAGTTTCTTAAGTCTAGATAGAAATTACCAAAAGATCTAGACGACCTATTCATCGCCTGATACTGCATATAACCTACTTTCCCTTTAAAACCGACTTGTGAATAAAGTCCCAAAAGTGTGGTTCTATCTATTACAAACTCAGCTCTTCCCCCAAGGTAATTGACATCAAATCGGTTTTGATCAGGATCTTGTCCTAAAACCAGAGAGTCTGGATTTAAATTAAAATATTGCGTTTTTGCTACAAAAGGAGCTAGAGTAAATCTAGCGTTGATGTTTAAAGGATAAGAGAATCCTGCCTCCACTTTTGTTAATACATACTTCTGGAAAGTAATGTCTCCCTCTGAAATGCGTATCGTTTTTCTGTCAAACCTGCCTCTAAAGTCTATTCTGCTCTTTCTATATTCATATTCAAAGAATATATCTCCTCCAGACCTAAAATCCAGTGTGGTCATCACCCCTCCATAAAAGGAATGATTATCCAAAAAGTCTGTCATTTTACCTGTCAGACTCACTCCAAATCCTCTCAATGGATCCACTACAAATCTAGTATTGATACTATTTGTCAAAAACTGAGGCTCCATTCTTCTTGGACCAGAAACTCTTTTTTGAAGGCTCTGCTTCCTAAATGAATCCAATAAATTAATCTTATTGGTCTGACCTGAGCTACTCTCTTTTGCAATTACTGGGTTTGGTAAAGAATCGAAAGTATAATTATCAGTATCAATCCCATTTTTTGACTCGAATCGAAGTCTATCTAAATTTATAGAAGTCTCTTTAGCGTTATTTAGCGTATCAGCAATAATATTCACAGTATCCTGAAGAGTCAAAGATGGTTTCGGCTCAAGAGCCTCCATTTCCTTTTGATTCTGCTCTTCCATAAGCCTTCTTGCAGCAATCCTTTCATTCAGAGACTTGGCTTGCTGTAGCTGTACCCTTGGAGTACTCGGAGTAAATTGATCAGCACCTGAATAGCTCTCAATCTTCAAGAAACTTTCCCTACCATCTCTCACGGCATAGGCTATTTTATTCATCCTACTATTGACATCAAACACCTCTAAGCTTTTATCAAACCCTGAGATTTGATTGGCCAACTGAGAACCTACACTAAGCCTCATCAAGTTATTGATACCACTCAAATCACTGAGGAAAACCACTTGATTTGAATTGAGTTTCCTTGGATAAATATTTTTGCTATTCGTATTGGTAAGTTTTGTGGTGACGATGGAATCCCCAACCTCCATCAAATAGAGATTATAAAAATTAGGCAAACTATCTAGGCTTATATTTTTGGTGTCCAATGAGTCTGGTAACTCAGTAAAATTGGAAGAATAAACAATGGTTGAATCATTCAGAAAAGCTGGGGTCAAATCATCAAAAATATCATTTGTCAACCTCTTCCCTTGACCTCTGGTATTTAGAGTATAAACATCCGTTTTACCATTGGAAATAGCGGAAAGGACCATATTCCGACCCGACTCATTGAAATCTAAGCTTAAGATCTGCGTGATGTTCCTTAAGTAAATCTTGTCTTGACTACTTCCATCGATGGACCGTAACCTCAATAAGGTCGTTCCTCTTTTAAAAGATGCAATGGCCAAGTTTGCAGA
Above is a window of Algoriphagus machipongonensis DNA encoding:
- a CDS encoding YicC/YloC family endoribonuclease, translated to MIKSMTGFGNAGFENEQMMIHVEVKSLNSKFLDLSIRSPKQFSDKEHEIRNVVQGALDRGKVSVNIEFLSKGSKELPVSINEELFATFYQKYSAMAESVGSNSDDVFKLALQSPNVINNVTADDKNEAEEWNQVKKVLLEALKNCDSFRQDEGNSLMEKLVGNVESIANGLEKISQEEGTRKERIKGKIKNHFNEWLDENSFDANRFEQELIYYFEKLDITEEIVRLDTHLKYFSKIMKEDKNQGKKLGFISQEIGREINTIGSKANDAGIQKHVILMKDELEKIKEQSMNVL
- a CDS encoding N-acyl-D-amino-acid deacylase family protein; translation: MKNILLSLLLLCLLSCSKKQNSFDLIILNGTVYDGTGNNPSQMDLGITGGKIQQIGDLKDANSEKIIDASGLAVAPGFIDMHTHLEPIMELPSAESLLRQGVTFALGGPDGGGPWPFGSYLDSLDKLSLGINVGYLIGHNTIRRTVLGMEDRSPNAEELSQMENIVQTAMDEGAFGISTGLKYLPGTFSELDEVISLSKVASDNNGIYTSHLREEGLGLIDAVKEAIQISKDASIPVVLTHHKAMGIKMWGASSQTLALVDSARSVGLDIMMDQYPYAASHTGISILIPSWAMEGNKFQERVKEPALKDSIKAGIIFNILNDRGGRDLRRIQFSRVSWDENLEGKTLHDWLEIEGLENTIENGAELVIQAQLNGGTGTIYHAMDEGDVANIMKHPMTMIGSDGRLSQPGNGHPHPRAYGTFPRVLGHYVREEKVITLQTAIHKMTGLSAQRIGLKQRGFIKEGYFADITIFNPETVIDKSTFTDPHQYPEGIEYVLVNGDIEVENGELTGKFSGKVIRKNNQ
- a CDS encoding energy transducer TonB; this encodes MEYKKTPKSDLRKLSGMIFNLGLMLSVAAVLVAFEWKSYERVFVKDLSSQENTWDLLDIPNTIQEPPAPPPVLELPKIEAVDDDIEVDKLDDLVNFDIEDTPAPAEIIISEPPVDDIPDEIREFVEVQASFKGGMEKWYEYLKKNLNYPTQARRMGIEGTVIVRFVVNTDGSIQDIEAVRTIGGGCDEEAMDVIRNSPKWNPGRMSDRPVRSRMTMPIRFRLN
- a CDS encoding VanZ family protein; protein product: MLTPGDKFPEVDAFDFQDKLIHFICFFILSYLWCGVGIRENEKGKISKRLLVNYLIFGVLAGIVLESLQQFIPFRTYDIVDMVTNMIGGVAGFFTYFKLSQTKKHLE
- a CDS encoding energy transducer TonB, with protein sequence MEAKKTPKADLTKKSGMFLNLGLAVAVGATLAAFEWKSYDDGALKDLGQVTDNFEELIDIPITEQPPPPPPPVEQPIIEEIPDEVEIEEKIEVNFDVDVKEETVIKEVVIAEAPVEEKADEIFDVVENQPVPPGGMSGWNQYLSKNLKYPTQARRMGIEGTVIVVFVVNTDGSIQDVDVLRGIGGGCDEEAVRVVSNAPNWEPGKQRGRPVRTRMRLPIRFKLS